In Antennarius striatus isolate MH-2024 chromosome 10, ASM4005453v1, whole genome shotgun sequence, one DNA window encodes the following:
- the LOC137602274 gene encoding LOW QUALITY PROTEIN: putative nuclease HARBI1 (The sequence of the model RefSeq protein was modified relative to this genomic sequence to represent the inferred CDS: inserted 5 bases in 3 codons), which translates to MACLFYEDPVDLGAQLVRRALRRNRIFRDHCNPXLPEQSLYERYRFSGEGLHYICQLLEPYISNXHRNHALTVPQTVCITLRFFATDTFMYSVGNAKNLGKNTVCRAIHQVARALTELVDAKRAFMTSQVSKVDHIPFTGFPRVLDAIDCTHIPISAHLGENEADFVNRKSFHSLNIQMTCDHQMMVTSLVAKWPGSVHDSHIFRESKAGAGYEKFRLLSGVLLGDRGYACLPYLLTPYPDPSAGPKMMFNVAHAKTRIRIEMTFGVIKAWFSCLRGLRVAPDWACRIISACAVLHNIATTRKERXPPPSDVVDTITADFPSGRGVRQAIAEFFF; encoded by the exons ATGGCATGTCTGTTTTATGAggacccggtggatcttggtgcacagcttgtgcgaagagcgctcaggcgcaatagaatatttagagatcactGTAAtc aattgcctgaacaatcactgtacgagaGGTACAGGTTTtcgggagaggggttacattacatctgtcagctgctggagccttacatcagtaa gcaccgcaaccacgcgctgacagtcccgcagacagtgtgcattacACTGAGATTTTTTGCCACAG atacttttatgtattctgttggcaaTGCCAAAAACCTCGGGaaaaacacagtatgtagagctattcatcaAGTCGCGAGGGCCCTTACTGAGCTTGTCGATGCGAAGAGAGCTTTTATGACATCGCAGGTAAGCAAGGTTGAT CACATTCCTTTCACAGGGTTCCCCAGGGTACTGGATGCCATTGACTGCACCCACATCCCCATCTCTGCCCATCTGGGTGAGAATGAGGCCGACTTTGTGAATAGGAAGTCCTTTCACAGTCTCAACATTCAG ATGACATGTGACCATCAAATGATGGTCACCAGTTTGGTGGCAAAGTGGCCGGGGTCTGTCCACGACTCCCACATATTCAGGGAGTCCAAAGCTGGAGCAGGGTATGAAAAATTTAGATTG CTGAGTGGAGTACTCCTTGGAGACAGAGGCTATGCCTGCCTGCCTTATCTCCTGACCCCCTATCCTGATCCCAGTGCAGGGCCAAAAATGATGTTCAATGTGGCCCATGCCAAAACCAGGATCAGAATAGAGATGACCTTTGGGGTCATCAAGGCATGGTTTTCATGCCTCCGTGGCCTGAGGGTGGCCCCAGACTGGGCATGCAGGATCATTTCTGCATGTGCGGTTCTGCACAATATCGCCACAACGAGGAAGGAGAG ACCACCCCCCTCAGATGTGGTGGACACAATCACTGCTGATTTCCCTTCTGGCAGGGGTGTGAGACAGGCCatagctgaattttttttttag